From a region of the Hymenobacter jejuensis genome:
- a CDS encoding amino acid--tRNA ligase-related protein, with the protein MQDTTTLAQQISAVAPAAVRNVNLSTDPKRITYTDAVELLKGEGFSELQWGDDLEAPHEGRLTELMGPMFVTHYPADIKFFNMRNNDDDPRVVNSSDLLLPLAGESAGSAEREFDAAKLRHKLETSSMLDGLIRQGMKLSDFDWYLDFHKENEVKLHSGAGVGMARVAQFILGQTDIRDCVPFLINRENVI; encoded by the coding sequence ATGCAAGACACGACCACCCTCGCCCAACAAATTTCGGCCGTCGCTCCCGCCGCCGTCCGCAACGTGAACCTGAGCACTGACCCCAAGCGCATAACCTACACCGACGCGGTAGAGCTCCTGAAAGGCGAAGGCTTCTCCGAACTGCAGTGGGGTGACGACCTCGAAGCCCCGCACGAAGGCCGCCTGACCGAGCTGATGGGCCCGATGTTCGTGACGCACTACCCCGCCGACATCAAGTTCTTCAACATGCGCAACAACGACGACGACCCCCGCGTAGTAAACTCGTCGGACCTGTTGCTGCCGCTGGCCGGCGAAAGCGCTGGCTCGGCCGAGCGTGAGTTCGACGCCGCTAAGTTGCGCCATAAGCTCGAAACCAGCTCGATGCTCGATGGCCTCATCCGCCAGGGCATGAAGCTGTCGGACTTCGACTGGTATCTTGACTTCCACAAGGAGAACGAAGTAAAGCTGCACTCGGGTGCCGGCGTAGGCATGGCACGGGTGGCGCAGTTCATCCTCGGCCAGACCGACATCCGCGACTGCGTACCGTTCCTGATCAACCGCGAGAACGTTATCTAA